Sequence from the Pontibacter pudoricolor genome:
TTCGCAAATTATCTGATCTTCAAACTCTACATTTACTCTTTTATATTTGTCCCACCCCATCACAGGCAGCACTTCTTTATAAAAAATCATTAGTTTCTTAAACTTCTGCTCCGGGTTTCCTGGCTTTCCAAACTCTATGGTATGGTCGCCAACCTGCGGCAAAAAAGAAACTTTACCCTTGCCATCAATATGCATCTGGGCTAACTGTGCTTTCCAAAACTCATCATTCTCAATGAACTGAAGTAGTGAAAGGTAGTTCTGGCCAACCGAATCCTGGAAAAACTCCTGGTTAAGAGGTTTTAAAAGAGCCGATTTGGTAATTGGGATTACACGAGCGGTGTATCTTTCTGAGAGAGGCAGGATGTGCCCTTCTAAATCGATGTATACATCTTGATCTGGTCGTATAATTCTTGCAATAGGCCTGTTCTGTTTTACTTGCACATGGATATTGCCATCCAGCCCCCGGTAAACATCTGCATCTGCCACAAATTTGTGTGATTCGATGCGTTTCTCAAGGTTCTTCAGGTCAATATTTTTATTGGAGATCCCTTCAATTTTACGCTCGCCCTCGCGGGTAAGCAGGTCCTTTACTTCCTTATCCCCAATAAAGTAATTATTGTACTCATTATCAATTTTTATTGCCACTTTCTGACAAACTTTTTCATTTTGTCGGGAATTGGCAAAGCCCGCTAAGGCTCCGATTGTAACGATGCTACAACCTGCAAAAATTAAAGATTTTATTTTACTATTCAAGCCCATGCTACACTTTTTCTAAAATATTTTTGATAGGCTTCACTAATGTATCAATATCACCGGCTCCAACGGTTGCCAGCACGTCAAAATCAGTGTTCAGGGCTAAATTATCCACAATTTCAGCCTTGCTTATCAACGATTTTACAGGGCACGAAATACGCTCCAAAAGCATTTCTGATGTTATGCCTGGTATTGGTTTTTCGCGGGCAGGATAAATATCCAGTAATATCACTTCATCTGCCTTACTCAGGCTCTCTGCGAACTCATTTGCGAAGTCGCGGGTGCGCGTGAAAAGGTGTGGCTGAAATATCACTTTAATTCGTTTGCTCGGGTACAGGGCACGCAGCGAAGACATGAAAGCATCTATCTCCTTAGGATGATGGGCGTAGTCATCAATATAAACTTTTCCATTGCCTTCATACACAAATTCGAAGCGACGCTTTACGCCCTTATAAGACTGAACGCCACTACGGATCTGATCTTCAGACACCTGCAAAATTTGCGCTACGAGCGTAGCTGCCAATACATTCTCTGCATTATGAAAACCAGGTACTCCCAGCTGCAGCGAACCTATGTTACGGAGCGGGCTCTCCACATCAAATTTAAACCAGCGCCCTTCAATGGTAAGGTTCTGAATATAAGCATCCCCCGAGTTTAAACTATAGGAAATAACATTTACTCCAGGCTGAATCTGAGCTGTTAAACGTGGGTCTGTATTTTTATTCAGTAACAAGTAGCCGCCTGGTTTTATCTGACCTATGAACCTCTGAAACGTACGTATCAGTTCCTCGCTGTCACCATAAATATCCAAATGGTCTGGGTCTGCGGAAGTTACGATTGCAATATCCGGAAACAGCGTCAGGAAGGAACGGTCATATTCATCTGCTTCCACTACAACCAACTCCTGCTCGCGCTCTCCTTTACTGATCAAAAGGTTCGAGTTTATGTTGGTAGCGATCCCTCCTAAAAAGGCAGAAGCATCTACGCCGGCGTGGTGCAACAGGTGCGTAACCATGGACGAAGTAGTAGTTTTGCCATGCGTACCGGCTACGGCTATAGTAAAAGCATTCGCCGTAATGATACCTAACACCTCAGAGCGTTTTTTT
This genomic interval carries:
- a CDS encoding cell division protein FtsQ/DivIB, with the translated sequence MAIKIDNEYNNYFIGDKEVKDLLTREGERKIEGISNKNIDLKNLEKRIESHKFVADADVYRGLDGNIHVQVKQNRPIARIIRPDQDVYIDLEGHILPLSERYTARVIPITKSALLKPLNQEFFQDSVGQNYLSLLQFIENDEFWKAQLAQMHIDGKGKVSFLPQVGDHTIEFGKPGNPEQKFKKLMIFYKEVLPVMGWDKYKRVNVEFEDQIICE
- the murC gene encoding UDP-N-acetylmuramate--L-alanine ligase translates to MRLEDYRYIYFLGIGGIGMSAIARWFHAKGFPVWGYDKTRTPLTEALEQEGIIVHYEDDITNLPQEILQDKENTLVILTPAIPAEHAEWNYLKEQNYTIKKRSEVLGIITANAFTIAVAGTHGKTTTSSMVTHLLHHAGVDASAFLGGIATNINSNLLISKGEREQELVVVEADEYDRSFLTLFPDIAIVTSADPDHLDIYGDSEELIRTFQRFIGQIKPGGYLLLNKNTDPRLTAQIQPGVNVISYSLNSGDAYIQNLTIEGRWFKFDVESPLRNIGSLQLGVPGFHNAENVLAATLVAQILQVSEDQIRSGVQSYKGVKRRFEFVYEGNGKVYIDDYAHHPKEIDAFMSSLRALYPSKRIKVIFQPHLFTRTRDFANEFAESLSKADEVILLDIYPAREKPIPGITSEMLLERISCPVKSLISKAEIVDNLALNTDFDVLATVGAGDIDTLVKPIKNILEKV